The sequence CCGTAAACATAAAAACCGCTAATTTTATCGAGATAACAAAAGGGAATATTGGTATGAGATCTGCCAAACTGTATCGCTATGAATTGCCGATGGACAGTGGCGTGATACTGCGTGAACAAAGGCTGACGGTACGTGAAGGGTTTATTGTTGAATTAGTGCAGGACGGCCAATTAGGTAGAGGCGAAGTGGCTCCGCTGCCGGGTTTCAGCCTAGAATCGATGGATGAGGCATACTCCCAACTTGTTGAACAATTGGCCCTTTGGCAGCAGGGAAAAGAGCTCCATCTAGATGAGTTACACCCATCGGTTGCGTTCGGTATTTCAATGGCGCAATTAGAACTGGATAAGATTTTACCTGAAGAGGGATGTTATCAGGCTGCGCCACTTTGTACTGGTGATCCAGATGAGCTGCTGCCTAAGCTAAATGCCATGCAGGGTGACAAGGTAGCAAAGATCAAAGTGGGTCTGTATGAGCCGATTCGTGATGGCATGCTGGTGAACTTGTTTTTAGAGTCCATTCCTGATCTTTCACTACGTTTAGATGCAAACCGCGCTTGGACGGCTGAAAAAGCGCAGCAGTTTGCAAACAAAATTGCGCCGTCTCTTCGTCAGCGGATCGCGTTTATCGAAGAGCCTTGCCAATCGCCAGGTGATAGTTTCTCGTTTGCGATTAACACTGGTATTGCCATTGCGTGGGATGAAACGCTTCAGCATGCGATTAAGGAAGAGAGCTTTGCGCTTCAGGATCTAAACGGCGCAAAGGCCATCATCATTAAACCGACGGTGATTGGTTCGGTTGAACGCTGTATTGGTTTGATAGAAAAAGCCAAAACTTTGGGTATCAAAGCGATCATTAGCTCAAGTATTGAATCCAGCTTAGGCCTTACTCAGTTAGCTAGACTGGCGCAGTGGCAATTGCCGGAAGAAGTGCCGGGTTTAGACACAATAGGTTTGTTTGCCCAGCAGCTTGAAGTCGCATGGCCAGGTTGTGAATTGCCAGTTTCGTCTTTGTCTGAACAAGCGCTTATTTGGCAGTGCTGATGACAGAGCAAAACTCATTACCTAATAAATGGGCTCAGCAGAGCCCATCTTTGTTAGCGTTATCCACACCTGAGGCAGATTACACTTGGCGTCAGCTCAAAGAAAAAATCGATAGGGTAGTCGCTTCTTTAATAGCGCAAGGCATACAAAAAAATGATGTGCTGACTTGTGTTGGTAAAAATAGCCCAGAACTGCTGTTTACCTATCTTGCTTGTTTAGAAATTGGCGCAATATGCGCACTCACAATGCCGCAAAC is a genomic window of Vibrio japonicus containing:
- the menC gene encoding o-succinylbenzoate synthase encodes the protein MRSAKLYRYELPMDSGVILREQRLTVREGFIVELVQDGQLGRGEVAPLPGFSLESMDEAYSQLVEQLALWQQGKELHLDELHPSVAFGISMAQLELDKILPEEGCYQAAPLCTGDPDELLPKLNAMQGDKVAKIKVGLYEPIRDGMLVNLFLESIPDLSLRLDANRAWTAEKAQQFANKIAPSLRQRIAFIEEPCQSPGDSFSFAINTGIAIAWDETLQHAIKEESFALQDLNGAKAIIIKPTVIGSVERCIGLIEKAKTLGIKAIISSSIESSLGLTQLARLAQWQLPEEVPGLDTIGLFAQQLEVAWPGCELPVSSLSEQALIWQC